Sequence from the Candidatus Rokuibacteriota bacterium genome:
CTGGCCCCGTTCCTGGTGCAGCGGGTCTTGGAAACCGTGATCGAGATCAACCGAGGCTTCAAGACCGCGGTCCTCCTGGTCGAGCAGAACGTCACACAGGCCCTGCGGATCGCCGGGCGGGTGTACGTCATGAAGGTGGGCCGGATCGTGTACGCGGGCGACCCCGGGAGCCTGGCCCAGCCCCAGAAGCTCTGGCAGCTGTTTTGAATCCAATGAGGGCTAATTCTGTGGCCCGGAGTCGGTGGCTGCCGGACCGCTTCCCGCTTGACCGCATCATCGTTCCCGCTGTATAGGGATCAGCAGGGGGTGCTGAGACCACCATGAACGCTCATGAGCGCCGGGAATTCGTTCGGGCGCATCGCATCGGCATCTTCGCCTACGCCCGGCGCGACCACGGTCCGGCGATGACCGTCGTCTACTACGTCATGGACGGCGGCGACATCCTGGTCTACACCATGGCGGAACGCGCCAAGGCCAAGGCCGTCGGGCGCAACCCGAAGGTGTCGCTCTGCGTCCTCGATGAGAAGTGGCCGCCGACCTATCTCCTGGTGTACGGGAACGCGACGATCGTCACGGACTTCGACCCCGTCGTCGACCTGGGGATGCGGATCGCCGGACTGATGGCGGAGCAGCCGATTCCCGAGTCCTACCGGGCGCATGTCGCGGAGATGTCGCGCCGGGAGCAACGGGTCATGCTGCGGATCACGCCGTACATGACCTTCGAGTCGCCGCCCCGGCACGTCTACAAACCCGAGGACGTCCAGGGGCTGACACACGGCTTGGGTCAGAGCCTCCCGTGGGACGCGAAATGATCACCCCGAGGCTGCGCCGGGTCCGCCTTGACAGGGCGGG
This genomic interval carries:
- a CDS encoding PPOX class F420-dependent oxidoreductase, with the translated sequence MNAHERREFVRAHRIGIFAYARRDHGPAMTVVYYVMDGGDILVYTMAERAKAKAVGRNPKVSLCVLDEKWPPTYLLVYGNATIVTDFDPVVDLGMRIAGLMAEQPIPESYRAHVAEMSRREQRVMLRITPYMTFESPPRHVYKPEDVQGLTHGLGQSLPWDAK